A window of the Dermatophagoides farinae isolate YC_2012a chromosome 2, ASM2471394v1, whole genome shotgun sequence genome harbors these coding sequences:
- the LOC124500092 gene encoding mitochondrial import inner membrane translocase subunit TIM14 encodes MSSGVILAGLALAAIGYGGRALMRSSKTIGDTLSKSIPSSAFSNSKYYRGGFEPKMTRREAGLILGISPSASKNKLRESHKRIMLLNHPDRGGSPYLAAKINEAKDYLEKNSRPGQ; translated from the exons atg aGTTCCGGTGTCATTCTAGCTGGTTTGGCTTTGGCCGCCATCGGTTATGGAG GTCGAGCATTGATGCGTTCATCTAAAACGATCGGTGATACATTATCCAAATCGATACCTTCTTCAGCATTTAGTAATAGTAAATATTATAGAGGTGGATTTGAACCAAAAATGACGCGCCGTGAAGCTGGTCTTATATTGGGTATTAGTCCATCGGCTAGTAAGAATAAATTACGTGAATCACATAAACGGATCATGTTATTGAATCATCCGGATCGAG GTGGTTCACCTTATTTAGCTGCCAAAATAAACGAAGCAAAAGATtatctagaaaaaaattctcgtCCAGGACAATAA